One region of Triticum aestivum cultivar Chinese Spring chromosome 6B, IWGSC CS RefSeq v2.1, whole genome shotgun sequence genomic DNA includes:
- the LOC123133690 gene encoding putative F-box/FBD/LRR-repeat protein At4g03220: MGAGHSAGRRNSDADADAGAGSEDRLSALPDDVLVSILLKLRDAAAAARTSILARWWRCLWPLLPELAFADGIKHHRIVPALAAHEALDLRDIQIATREASVEYLAVWLPIAARRLSGSMYLKVVWHEGEAAEVRAALEPEQRGAILLPCFQRATSVVLEFSFLRLVLPPSGVFARLQILMLVGILVYGQCSLGDAVSSPRCPCLKVLFVQSARGLGSFRIHSVPPAAAAVGFA; this comes from the coding sequence ATGGGGGCCGGTCACAGCGCCGGGCGTCGAAATTCCGACGCCGATGCCGACGCCGGAGCAGGCAGCGAGGACCGCCTCAGCGCGCTTCCAGACGACGTGCTGGTCAGCATCCTCCTCAAGCTCCGCgacgccgcggccgccgcccggaCCAGCATCCTCGCCCGCTGGTGGCGCTGCCTCTGGCCCCTCCTCCCGGAGCTCGCCTTCGCCGACGGCATCAAGCACCACCGCATAGTccccgccctcgccgcccacgAAGCGCTGGACCTCCGCGACATCCAGATTGCCACCCGAGAGGCCTCTGTGGAGTACCTGGCGGTCTGGCTCCCCATCGCCGCGCGCCGCCTCTCCGGCTCCATGTACCTCAAGGTGGTGTGGCACGAGGGCGAGGCCGCCGAGGTCCGGGCGGCGCTGGAGCCCGAACAGAGAGGGGCCATTCTGCTTCCTTGCTTCCAGCGAGCCACCTCCGTCGTACTCGAGTTCTCCTTCCTCCGCCTTGTCCTGCCGCCTTCCGGGGTGTTCGCCCGGCTCCAAATCCTCATGCTGGTCGGCATCCTCGTGTACGGCCAGTGCAGCCTCGGCGACGCCGTCTCCTCCCCGCGGTGCCCATGCTTAAAGGTTCTCTTCGTCCAGAGCGCCCGTGGTCTCGGCAGCTTCAGGATCCACTCCGTCCCTCCTGCAGCTGCAGCTGTCGGATTTGCGTGA